The following proteins come from a genomic window of Legionella cherrii:
- the rlmKL gene encoding bifunctional 23S rRNA (guanine(2069)-N(7))-methyltransferase RlmK/23S rRNA (guanine(2445)-N(2))-methyltransferase RlmL: MKYSLFISCPRGLEYLLEEELKALGLSVTRVNPQGVYGEANLLTLYTLCLWSRIANRIQLILFSGYAGNEQALHQLCTEFHWQTVFSHDKTIAIEFHGSSEHIRNTMYGAQVVKDGIVDHFRRLNHSRPSVDKEKPQILIHAYLKNDVVTVSFDLTGYSLHQRGYRHKAGAAPLKENVAAALLMRAKWPELASKGYALHDPFCGAGTLVIEAAMMAAQIAPGLLRQDQSLQYWAQHQSSLWEKMRVDALKQVKSMPLTLLGTDADHKIIAIARANAERAGVAPLVEFKTQALKEVKASAKKGLVVCNPPYGERLSEATHLVPLYQQLGKILHEHYQGWQAAVLTSNPMLAKALGLRANKQYTLYNGALECKLYCLDIHLANELKGSMSSTLSESAQMLFNRLEKNYRHLQKWAKKNHISCYRIYDADLPEYAYAIDVYNDYAVLQEYAAPASVPAHKAEKRSLEVMQVVPKVLQLEPNHLVVKQRKQQKGSEQYQKLGQSRQSMIVTEGQAKLKVNLYDYLDTGLFLDHRLMRLSFAKLKPGTRFLNCFCYTASASVHAALAGALTTNVDLSNTYLRWAEDNFKLNHIDLSKHQFVQLDCREWLKVARDRFDVIFLDPPSFSNSKRMTDTLDIQRDHVALVNSAMRLLNPDGVLYFSTNLRQFKLDPLLKEKYSVQDISAQTIDQDFKRNQKIHYCFKIMMPQFAET; the protein is encoded by the coding sequence ATGAAGTATTCTCTATTTATCAGTTGCCCGCGTGGGCTTGAGTATTTATTAGAAGAGGAATTAAAAGCATTAGGCCTGTCGGTTACCCGGGTTAACCCGCAAGGCGTTTATGGAGAGGCCAATTTATTGACCTTATACACCTTATGTCTCTGGTCAAGAATAGCCAATCGCATCCAATTAATTCTTTTTAGCGGATACGCCGGCAATGAACAAGCCCTTCACCAACTGTGTACCGAATTTCATTGGCAGACGGTTTTTTCACATGATAAAACCATAGCGATTGAATTTCATGGGTCTTCCGAGCATATTCGTAATACTATGTATGGTGCTCAGGTAGTTAAGGATGGAATCGTCGATCATTTCCGACGATTGAATCATTCTCGTCCTTCTGTGGATAAGGAAAAACCACAAATTCTTATTCATGCCTATTTAAAAAATGACGTGGTCACGGTGAGTTTTGATCTTACTGGCTACAGTTTGCATCAAAGGGGATATCGCCATAAAGCTGGTGCTGCTCCTTTAAAGGAAAATGTCGCTGCTGCGTTACTGATGCGCGCTAAATGGCCAGAATTGGCTTCTAAAGGCTATGCTTTACATGATCCTTTTTGTGGTGCAGGCACCTTAGTTATTGAGGCGGCTATGATGGCGGCACAGATTGCCCCTGGGTTGTTGCGCCAAGATCAATCCTTGCAATATTGGGCACAACATCAATCCTCATTATGGGAAAAGATGCGGGTAGATGCCTTGAAGCAGGTTAAATCGATGCCATTGACTTTATTAGGCACCGATGCGGACCACAAAATAATTGCTATCGCACGTGCAAATGCCGAACGCGCTGGAGTGGCCCCATTGGTCGAGTTTAAAACTCAAGCATTAAAAGAAGTGAAGGCATCAGCAAAAAAAGGATTAGTCGTATGTAACCCTCCTTATGGAGAGCGTCTCAGTGAGGCGACCCATTTAGTCCCTCTCTATCAGCAGCTCGGCAAAATTTTGCATGAACATTATCAAGGTTGGCAGGCAGCAGTTTTGACTTCTAATCCTATGCTAGCTAAGGCTTTAGGATTACGTGCCAACAAACAATACACCCTCTATAATGGTGCGCTTGAGTGCAAGCTTTATTGTTTGGATATTCACCTTGCGAATGAGCTTAAAGGCAGCATGAGTAGTACTTTATCTGAAAGTGCACAAATGCTGTTTAATCGATTGGAAAAAAATTATCGTCATTTACAAAAATGGGCGAAAAAAAATCATATTTCCTGTTACCGAATCTATGATGCCGATTTACCTGAATACGCATACGCTATTGATGTATATAATGATTATGCTGTGCTCCAGGAATACGCTGCGCCTGCAAGCGTTCCTGCCCATAAAGCAGAGAAACGCAGCCTGGAAGTGATGCAAGTGGTCCCCAAAGTATTACAATTAGAGCCTAATCATTTGGTAGTAAAGCAACGCAAACAACAAAAAGGAAGTGAGCAATACCAAAAGCTAGGGCAAAGTCGACAATCTATGATTGTTACCGAAGGCCAAGCTAAATTAAAAGTCAATTTATATGACTATCTGGATACCGGTTTATTTTTAGATCATCGTTTAATGCGCTTAAGTTTCGCCAAATTAAAACCAGGAACGCGGTTTCTCAATTGTTTTTGTTATACCGCCAGTGCCAGTGTTCATGCTGCTTTAGCGGGTGCATTGACAACCAATGTCGATCTTTCTAATACTTATTTACGCTGGGCTGAGGACAACTTCAAGCTCAACCATATTGATTTATCAAAACATCAGTTTGTGCAGTTGGATTGCCGAGAATGGTTGAAAGTCGCTCGCGATCGTTTTGATGTCATTTTTTTAGATCCCCCCAGTTTTTCAAATTCCAAACGCATGACGGATACCTTGGACATCCAACGGGATCATGTTGCTTTAGTGAACTCTGCCATGCGGTTATTAAATCCAGATGGTGTTTTATATTTTTCTACTAACTTACGGCAATTTAAATTGGATCCTCTACTTAAAGAAAAATATTCAGTACAAGACATAAGCGCACAAACGATAGATCAGGACTTTAAACGCAATCAAAAAATTCATTATTGCTTTAAAATAATGATGCCGCAATTTGCTGAGACTTGA
- the yjgA gene encoding ribosome biogenesis factor YjgA, translated as MDEPVSKSQKKREADFLQKMGVKFIDLSLTKLDLLPLPENLYKAIIEAKSIKSHGAKRRQAQLIGKLMRAADYEEILAAYERVLEEDSAVTASFHEVEYWRDRLINEGKEALTEFIEAHQPEDVQHLRQLIKKAVDDQQKEKNTGAAKALFRYLRSSIE; from the coding sequence ATGGATGAACCAGTCAGTAAATCACAGAAAAAAAGAGAAGCCGATTTTTTGCAAAAAATGGGTGTAAAATTTATCGACTTAAGTTTGACCAAACTTGATTTACTTCCCCTGCCAGAAAATTTGTATAAAGCGATTATCGAGGCAAAATCAATTAAAAGTCATGGTGCCAAAAGAAGACAAGCGCAATTAATTGGAAAATTGATGCGTGCCGCCGATTATGAAGAAATTTTGGCCGCTTATGAGCGGGTGCTTGAGGAAGACAGCGCAGTGACAGCATCTTTTCATGAGGTTGAGTATTGGCGTGATCGCTTAATCAACGAGGGTAAAGAAGCATTGACCGAATTTATTGAAGCGCATCAACCTGAAGACGTCCAGCATTTAAGACAACTCATTAAAAAAGCAGTTGATGATCAGCAGAAAGAAAAAAATACAGGCGCTGCCAAAGCACTTTTCCGCTATTTGAGGTCATCCATAGAATGA
- a CDS encoding M4 family metallopeptidase produces the protein MIKKLLGFTLVLVAYDAFAVTELDLYQAPLSSLSQFSLKKPSPVSARKAATPSAEKNTLQPVNQTQERAKTIMRYQQMYRGIPVVGAQIMITKEDGQVNGHLLNDIQLNIQPALTPNQAIDLAKKSWFSFNSPMPTYEEMGELQIRAEQQNELKLVYQVSFKTTQTDNKPAWPFFIVDAQSGEITKQWNNIKNYRDSGPGGNEKVHEYWYGRDGLPFLEVIQNGSQCIMDTAKVKLVNLGSAWDWDDLLSTPFQYSCNKNLEENVNGAFSPTNDAYYFGQTIVDMYQEWYGINALQNTNGTPMQLVMRVHFGQNYDNAFWDGQFMSFGDGEDFYPLVSLDVAGHEVTHGFTEQHSNLEYHDQSGALNESLSDMAGQAARAYLLEKFPQFYNKLYLEPNTVTWGIGETIVRDSFGKALRFMDFPSSDGSSADCLDKNLAQSHGAYCAISYPELVAYAKSRIPNPQERQNFIVHTASGIFNKAFYLLAKNIGIKKAYQMMIIANSKYWTPTTNFTRGACGVLYAAKDLSVDQPMVQSVFDQVGVSTTSCAVH, from the coding sequence ATGATAAAAAAACTTCTAGGCTTTACTCTTGTTTTGGTCGCATATGATGCCTTTGCCGTAACGGAACTGGATTTATATCAGGCGCCATTAAGTAGTCTGTCTCAATTTTCACTTAAGAAGCCCTCTCCTGTGAGTGCACGCAAGGCAGCAACTCCAAGTGCAGAAAAAAATACCCTACAGCCAGTTAACCAGACTCAGGAGCGGGCAAAAACTATTATGCGATATCAGCAAATGTATCGAGGAATCCCTGTTGTTGGGGCACAAATTATGATTACTAAAGAGGATGGACAGGTAAACGGACATTTACTCAACGACATCCAATTGAATATACAACCTGCGCTGACCCCGAATCAAGCCATTGATTTAGCTAAAAAATCATGGTTCAGTTTTAATTCGCCAATGCCTACTTATGAAGAGATGGGCGAGCTACAAATTAGAGCAGAGCAACAGAATGAATTGAAACTGGTTTATCAGGTTTCATTTAAAACAACTCAGACTGATAATAAGCCGGCATGGCCATTTTTTATTGTTGATGCACAAAGCGGTGAGATCACCAAGCAATGGAATAACATTAAAAATTATAGGGATAGTGGCCCCGGTGGCAATGAAAAAGTTCATGAGTATTGGTATGGAAGAGATGGATTACCTTTTTTGGAGGTAATCCAAAATGGCAGTCAATGCATTATGGATACAGCCAAGGTAAAACTGGTTAATCTAGGATCGGCCTGGGATTGGGACGATCTTTTGAGCACTCCTTTTCAATATTCCTGCAACAAAAATTTGGAAGAAAACGTTAATGGTGCCTTTTCGCCAACCAATGATGCGTATTACTTCGGCCAAACCATTGTCGATATGTACCAGGAATGGTATGGAATCAACGCACTGCAAAATACGAATGGGACCCCAATGCAGCTAGTGATGCGCGTTCATTTTGGCCAAAATTATGATAATGCTTTTTGGGACGGGCAATTCATGTCTTTTGGCGATGGTGAGGATTTTTATCCTTTGGTTTCTTTGGATGTAGCGGGTCATGAGGTCACACATGGTTTTACCGAACAGCATTCAAATCTTGAATACCACGATCAGTCCGGTGCTCTTAATGAATCTTTGTCAGATATGGCCGGTCAAGCAGCACGTGCTTATCTCTTGGAAAAGTTTCCTCAGTTTTATAATAAACTTTATCTGGAGCCCAATACGGTAACATGGGGGATCGGCGAGACGATTGTACGCGACTCTTTTGGTAAGGCCTTGCGCTTTATGGATTTCCCTTCTTCAGATGGCAGTTCTGCTGATTGTTTGGATAAAAACTTAGCTCAAAGCCATGGCGCCTATTGTGCCATTAGTTACCCTGAGTTAGTTGCGTACGCTAAATCACGTATTCCCAACCCTCAAGAGCGACAAAATTTTATAGTGCATACAGCGAGTGGGATATTCAATAAAGCATTTTACTTATTGGCGAAGAATATAGGAATTAAAAAGGCTTATCAGATGATGATCATTGCCAACAGCAAATATTGGACACCAACGACCAATTTTACCAGGGGTGCTTGTGGCGTGCTTTATGCTGCAAAGGATTTGAGTGTGGATCAACCAATGGTTCAATCAGTTTTTGATCAAGTCGGTGTAAGTACCACAAGTTGTGCGGTTCATTAA
- a CDS encoding fibronectin type III domain-containing protein — MMTIGNKLSVLCFLIVATPVFASMSPPQPATNTASLSIQVNGSNKNAVNNCSPSLQNCTIQITQKDLGCLSQPGSITITNNSRINAMNIGASSTDSNFNTYVVQNNGCPTTLPPGRNCTISFFTNAPVAFTVPNVIVKGTNTSTTLFNIQAFQCAPTLGVTPATFTTTIGGSQLVTVTNFGNTTARNVTASPTSPLSVQSTTCGSSLPPGASCQITFNATGATTQSIPIQGANTNTISLPATVLGAVAGAPIHLTSVTGNGQATLTWGAPTNTGDSPITSYTITPFLGNTAQTPVTVASSVLTTTISGLTNGATYTFTVVANNASGKGLAAYSDFVTPNSGLVVNPSTLALSGLGGGAPRTFTVTNTSTQTITLSGVAPPIPPLPGSATVSIDNCSSVVNLLPGASCSMTIDPGAVATSSSSCTLGSSPTPSAIEFLPVSGPPATANIVILGYGCIYQSGYLFSIDDTTPTTASIGGIVAALNDQVPPATGITWSPGGVDTTIWGIGDASSPTSPSPNATSPSYPAVISLGQANCDGPDDGFCNTSNMVTFFSTGNTYSAGVCRGISDGGYLDWHLPAMCELGPFNPFGPSLCTPGSTNMLNELFLQGIGGIVDPGEYWSSTESSDVGIFAWNRLFQTGFPPSEQLLNGKNFAFGIRCARNLAN, encoded by the coding sequence ATGATGACCATTGGTAATAAGCTAAGCGTACTCTGTTTTTTAATTGTTGCCACCCCGGTGTTTGCTTCAATGAGCCCCCCTCAACCAGCGACTAACACAGCGTCATTGAGCATACAGGTCAATGGCAGTAATAAAAATGCTGTGAACAATTGCTCGCCCTCATTACAAAATTGTACGATTCAGATTACTCAAAAAGATTTAGGATGTTTGTCTCAACCTGGGTCTATTACGATTACTAATAATTCACGTATTAATGCGATGAACATTGGTGCCTCATCGACTGATTCTAATTTTAATACTTATGTGGTGCAAAATAATGGTTGCCCTACTACGTTACCTCCAGGAAGAAATTGCACGATTTCTTTTTTTACGAATGCCCCGGTAGCATTTACCGTGCCCAATGTGATTGTCAAAGGAACCAATACCAGCACCACACTTTTTAACATTCAGGCTTTTCAGTGCGCGCCTACATTAGGCGTCACTCCCGCAACTTTTACGACAACTATCGGTGGAAGTCAATTGGTGACTGTAACCAACTTTGGAAATACAACCGCACGCAATGTTACGGCATCACCAACCAGTCCTCTTAGCGTACAAAGCACAACATGCGGTTCCAGTTTACCGCCTGGGGCCTCATGCCAGATAACGTTTAATGCAACAGGAGCAACGACACAAAGTATTCCTATCCAGGGCGCCAACACGAATACAATCAGCTTACCGGCTACGGTGCTTGGTGCAGTTGCCGGAGCACCGATTCATTTAACTTCAGTCACTGGAAATGGACAAGCGACACTGACATGGGGGGCGCCTACAAATACAGGCGATTCTCCCATTACAAGCTATACCATTACCCCATTTCTTGGCAATACGGCACAAACACCGGTAACAGTAGCCAGTTCTGTTTTAACGACTACGATATCGGGTCTTACCAATGGAGCAACTTATACTTTTACAGTGGTCGCTAATAATGCCAGTGGCAAAGGCCTTGCTGCTTACAGTGATTTTGTTACTCCGAACTCGGGACTTGTTGTTAATCCATCCACTCTAGCACTTTCGGGTCTAGGGGGAGGCGCTCCAAGGACCTTTACTGTGACTAATACAAGCACTCAGACGATTACTCTGAGTGGTGTGGCGCCGCCAATACCGCCATTACCTGGTTCAGCAACCGTTTCGATAGATAATTGTTCCAGTGTGGTTAATTTGTTACCAGGCGCCTCGTGCTCCATGACTATTGATCCAGGAGCTGTTGCCACCTCATCGTCAAGTTGTACGTTAGGGAGTTCGCCGACTCCAAGTGCTATAGAATTCCTGCCGGTGTCTGGCCCTCCAGCAACTGCCAATATCGTGATTTTGGGTTATGGATGTATTTATCAAAGCGGCTATCTTTTTTCAATTGACGATACAACACCTACTACAGCCAGTATCGGTGGCATTGTTGCCGCATTAAATGATCAAGTACCACCCGCGACTGGCATTACTTGGAGTCCAGGAGGGGTAGATACTACGATTTGGGGGATAGGAGACGCTTCTAGCCCCACTTCGCCCTCTCCTAACGCTACATCACCGTCTTACCCTGCGGTTATTAGTCTGGGACAGGCGAATTGCGATGGTCCAGATGATGGATTCTGCAACACCAGTAATATGGTTACCTTCTTTTCGACCGGTAATACCTACTCCGCCGGCGTATGCCGAGGCATTAGCGATGGAGGATATTTAGATTGGCATTTACCGGCAATGTGCGAATTAGGGCCATTTAATCCCTTTGGTCCTTCACTATGCACCCCAGGTAGCACGAATATGCTCAATGAATTGTTCTTACAGGGTATTGGTGGGATAGTTGATCCTGGTGAATACTGGAGTAGTACCGAATCATCTGATGTAGGCATTTTTGCCTGGAACAGGCTATTTCAGACGGGCTTCCCACCCAGTGAGCAACTGCTTAATGGGAAGAATTTTGCGTTTGGTATTCGCTGTGCTCGTAATTTGGCAAATTAG
- a CDS encoding membrane protein has protein sequence MVIFFITLSILVLSLICVAVMVFKLIRQPAEPLSLMQYLKLTVSGVIAFIADTLGVGSFAVNVALAKFLGTFRDDEMPAVNNGAQVIPGTIESLFFMGLINVDLTTLLTLVMGTCVGGLLGGFVVSHLSKQAIRLSMICCFALIILLLISHQFRLLPVGGELTELHSWKLIVGFLAMVVCGALTSVGVGLFVMVQGVLFLMNISPVVAFPIMTTAGAMQQPLTTLVFLKHNKIPLKKTMILSLSGCLGVLITIPIFMELTITWLHYLLLFILIYNFFAVGRTYLRSRPSKQYVQTPRPASLVAAE, from the coding sequence ATGGTCATCTTTTTTATTACTCTAAGCATTTTGGTATTAAGCCTGATTTGCGTAGCTGTGATGGTTTTTAAGCTCATTCGTCAGCCCGCTGAGCCTTTATCTTTAATGCAATATTTGAAATTAACTGTCAGCGGAGTGATTGCTTTTATTGCAGATACTTTGGGCGTCGGTAGTTTCGCTGTTAACGTCGCTTTGGCTAAGTTTTTGGGCACATTCCGTGATGATGAAATGCCGGCTGTCAATAATGGAGCACAAGTAATCCCGGGAACAATCGAATCCTTGTTTTTTATGGGGTTAATTAATGTGGATTTAACCACTCTCCTAACCTTAGTTATGGGTACCTGTGTTGGTGGCTTGCTGGGTGGGTTTGTAGTAAGTCATTTAAGCAAACAAGCAATCCGTTTGTCGATGATATGCTGTTTTGCGTTAATTATTCTGCTTTTGATTTCACACCAATTCCGTTTGTTACCTGTTGGTGGTGAGCTCACGGAGTTGCATTCCTGGAAATTGATCGTAGGCTTTTTAGCAATGGTGGTCTGTGGCGCTTTAACTTCGGTAGGCGTTGGTTTGTTCGTGATGGTGCAAGGTGTCCTCTTTTTAATGAATATTTCGCCTGTGGTAGCATTTCCAATTATGACTACTGCTGGAGCCATGCAACAACCATTAACTACATTGGTATTCTTAAAACATAATAAAATTCCTCTAAAGAAAACCATGATCCTAAGTCTTTCTGGTTGTTTGGGTGTCCTAATTACTATCCCCATTTTTATGGAGTTAACCATAACCTGGTTGCATTACCTTTTATTGTTCATCCTGATTTATAATTTCTTTGCTGTGGGACGTACCTATTTACGTTCCAGACCCAGCAAACAGTACGTACAAACTCCAAGACCTGCTTCCCTTGTTGCAGCAGAATAA
- a CDS encoding DUF1566 domain-containing protein: MSRSTLRRLYFVLCLIVPTQLLWAQESPKIKEKASLTINVGTTGQNCSNSLQNCVIQISQNLPQCLSNPGTITITNNSRIVAKNIHASSADSNFINYVVQNNGCPASLQPGQSCSISFFTNTSVAFLIPNVLVKGTNTTSTFFNMHALACLTPQARLSATPTTVNLAFGGASQNVTLTNIGNANASNIQATVSSPTLGISVTNNCPSSLAPNASCQFTFVSDSSSGTTTATILASNASNSAPVTINVSSAPATLISVPATAIIPVADSVGVSITVMNLTSNPAYNVTVNLPPAWTTVSSTTCSVIPGNGSCSLTITSNAFTGYVAQGGILVNGANISSPPTMALAFSIFDYLIFSVQGPNMYVIQNADSASLWSDDSPSPPFPIPGITETSKVSNNPPDACNGATEGSCNTQQIVNHYGQFATNNAAALCYRIQNDNTGLVMPGTWYLPAVCELGIYEPNLPNGSDAGCPSGFPNIVTNLYSLGFLTDLSGRYWSSTEYNNATSDAWYQEFFGNQQSTQGAEFREDTNKVRCVRVIGPA, from the coding sequence ATGAGTCGCTCAACACTACGAAGGTTATACTTTGTTCTCTGTTTAATTGTTCCGACTCAGCTATTATGGGCGCAGGAATCTCCGAAAATAAAAGAAAAAGCCTCATTAACCATTAATGTTGGAACTACCGGACAAAATTGTTCTAATTCATTACAAAACTGTGTGATTCAAATTAGTCAAAACTTACCTCAGTGCCTCTCTAATCCTGGCACCATTACGATCACTAACAATTCCAGAATTGTGGCGAAAAATATACACGCATCATCTGCCGACAGTAATTTTATTAATTATGTCGTACAAAACAATGGATGCCCAGCTTCATTACAACCTGGGCAAAGCTGCAGCATTTCCTTTTTTACCAATACTTCAGTAGCCTTCTTAATTCCTAATGTATTAGTCAAAGGAACCAATACCACGTCAACTTTTTTTAATATGCACGCTTTGGCATGCCTTACTCCGCAAGCGCGGCTAAGTGCCACCCCCACCACAGTCAATTTAGCCTTTGGAGGGGCTTCACAGAACGTCACCTTGACCAATATTGGCAATGCAAATGCGAGTAATATACAGGCTACCGTGTCCTCTCCTACTCTGGGTATTTCCGTAACAAACAATTGTCCTTCTTCTCTAGCACCAAATGCGTCTTGTCAATTCACCTTCGTTTCGGATTCCAGTTCGGGTACTACCACCGCAACAATCCTTGCCAGCAACGCCTCAAATTCAGCTCCAGTAACCATTAATGTCAGTTCAGCTCCCGCCACGTTAATCTCGGTTCCTGCGACTGCAATTATTCCTGTTGCCGATTCAGTAGGTGTTAGCATTACGGTCATGAATCTAACCAGCAATCCAGCCTATAATGTGACCGTAAATCTACCCCCTGCCTGGACAACGGTGAGTAGTACCACATGTAGTGTTATCCCAGGAAATGGCTCATGCAGCTTAACGATTACTTCCAACGCATTTACTGGTTATGTTGCTCAGGGTGGGATATTGGTTAACGGGGCTAATATAAGCTCTCCTCCGACAATGGCCTTAGCTTTTTCTATATTTGATTATTTGATATTTTCCGTTCAAGGCCCCAATATGTATGTAATACAAAATGCTGATTCAGCATCCCTATGGAGTGATGACTCTCCATCGCCCCCGTTTCCCATACCTGGCATCACTGAAACGTCTAAAGTCTCTAATAATCCGCCTGATGCATGCAACGGTGCTACTGAAGGCTCATGTAATACACAACAAATAGTGAATCATTATGGCCAGTTTGCAACGAATAATGCTGCTGCTTTATGTTATCGCATTCAAAATGACAATACCGGTTTAGTCATGCCAGGAACCTGGTATTTACCTGCGGTTTGTGAGCTTGGAATCTATGAGCCCAATTTGCCTAATGGCAGTGATGCGGGATGTCCTAGTGGGTTCCCCAATATTGTGACTAACCTGTATAGTTTAGGCTTTTTGACTGACTTGTCAGGCCGATATTGGAGCTCTACGGAATACAATAATGCAACGTCCGATGCATGGTATCAGGAGTTTTTTGGTAATCAACAGAGTACCCAGGGCGCCGAATTTAGGGAGGACACAAACAAAGTTCGTTGTGTTCGAGTCATTGGCCCAGCTTAA
- a CDS encoding S28 family serine protease: MFAKQYAVLFLSLCTSFSAVHAGIVERYVQKKQEERKPLVADKTIRVGYFKQLIDHNDPAVGTFSQRYYIDESYGLTDDSPVFLYICGEAACTKRALNGAIRNYAQKFHAKMVALEHRYYGESLPFNSLSTKSLRFLTTEAALDDLAYFQRHLKSERNWNGKWVAFGGSYPGSLSAYYRLKFPYLVVGALASSAPVMAKEDFVEYDAHVTQVAGSHCASQMREVVSEVEASMNDAAQWAQMKSLFDASAVADPVDFLYLIADTGAAAVQYGMRDAFCSSLASSPTPLQGYAEFAKKLYKDMHVSAVEMTAQGAMSENPSEYKDGLGIRQWYYQSCKEYGYWQNAHPNPSRSTRSSLINLDYHHKVCQRLFGLTHPVNTAELNNSLYFPLMDILTSNIYFTNGENDPWSTLSLAEKNGNAINPKLTYHLIEGAAHCDDLHSPSSLDSDSLKKARQTMESLLTEWLKSI; the protein is encoded by the coding sequence ATGTTTGCTAAACAATATGCAGTGCTTTTTCTTAGTCTCTGTACTTCCTTTTCTGCAGTTCACGCAGGAATAGTAGAGCGCTATGTACAAAAAAAACAAGAAGAAAGAAAACCCTTAGTTGCCGACAAAACTATTCGAGTCGGATACTTTAAGCAGTTGATCGATCACAATGATCCTGCAGTGGGTACCTTTTCACAACGCTACTACATCGATGAATCCTATGGCCTCACGGATGATTCCCCCGTATTCTTATATATTTGCGGTGAAGCAGCATGCACGAAACGTGCATTAAACGGGGCAATTAGAAATTACGCACAAAAATTTCATGCCAAAATGGTTGCCCTAGAACATCGATATTATGGGGAGAGTTTGCCTTTCAATTCCCTATCCACTAAAAGCTTACGCTTTTTAACTACGGAAGCAGCTCTAGATGATTTGGCCTATTTTCAACGCCATCTAAAAAGTGAAAGAAACTGGAATGGCAAATGGGTCGCTTTTGGGGGCTCATACCCCGGCTCTTTATCCGCTTATTATCGTTTAAAATTCCCATATCTGGTGGTAGGTGCTTTGGCCTCGTCAGCACCGGTAATGGCAAAAGAAGATTTCGTTGAATATGATGCCCACGTGACCCAAGTTGCAGGGTCTCATTGCGCCAGTCAAATGCGTGAGGTAGTCAGTGAAGTGGAAGCCAGCATGAATGATGCAGCACAGTGGGCGCAAATGAAATCACTATTTGATGCCTCTGCGGTTGCAGATCCGGTGGACTTTTTATACTTGATTGCTGATACCGGTGCTGCAGCAGTGCAATATGGAATGCGCGATGCATTTTGTTCCAGCCTGGCAAGCAGCCCAACACCACTTCAAGGTTATGCAGAGTTCGCTAAAAAATTATATAAAGACATGCATGTCAGTGCGGTAGAAATGACCGCACAAGGCGCCATGAGTGAAAACCCAAGTGAATATAAAGACGGCTTAGGGATACGCCAATGGTACTACCAATCGTGTAAGGAGTACGGATATTGGCAAAATGCCCATCCAAATCCATCGCGTTCTACTCGTTCTTCATTAATTAATCTGGATTATCATCATAAAGTCTGCCAAAGATTGTTTGGTCTAACCCATCCAGTCAATACGGCAGAACTGAATAACAGTCTTTATTTTCCTTTAATGGATATTCTAACTTCTAATATTTATTTCACGAATGGAGAAAATGATCCCTGGTCTACACTGTCTTTGGCAGAAAAAAACGGCAATGCGATTAATCCTAAATTGACTTATCACTTGATTGAAGGAGCGGCTCATTGCGATGATTTGCATAGTCCCTCCTCACTGGATTCAGATTCTTTAAAAAAAGCTCGCCAAACGATGGAGTCATTGTTAACGGAGTGGCTTAAGTCAATTTGA
- a CDS encoding DUF962 domain-containing protein, which produces MKSFIEQAQFYAAYHQNIQTRYTHMAGVPIIILSVMILLGFIKIIMPGVFATNLACIGTVIALIYYFRLNWQLSLALTPIMLILLLIANWFSQDGPTTLGVWSFIIFFIVGWGLQFYGHYLEGKKPAFMDNLCQAFIAPLYLVAELFFMAGFMSSLKAQIYGPDKDTL; this is translated from the coding sequence ATGAAATCCTTTATTGAACAAGCGCAATTTTACGCCGCATATCATCAAAACATTCAGACACGCTACACGCACATGGCAGGAGTTCCCATCATCATCTTGTCTGTAATGATCCTGTTGGGTTTTATAAAAATAATTATGCCGGGGGTTTTTGCTACAAACCTTGCCTGTATAGGTACGGTGATTGCTTTAATTTATTATTTTCGTTTAAATTGGCAATTATCTTTGGCGCTTACGCCTATAATGCTGATCCTGTTATTAATCGCCAATTGGTTTAGCCAAGACGGCCCCACAACATTAGGCGTTTGGTCATTTATCATTTTTTTTATAGTGGGTTGGGGTTTACAATTTTACGGCCATTATTTGGAGGGCAAGAAACCCGCTTTCATGGATAATTTATGCCAAGCGTTCATTGCTCCTTTGTACTTAGTTGCCGAACTCTTTTTTATGGCCGGCTTCATGTCCTCGTTAAAAGCACAAATATACGGTCCTGATAAAGATACACTCTAA